Proteins encoded by one window of Desulfobaculum bizertense DSM 18034:
- a CDS encoding thioredoxin family protein: protein MIKELNTAEFDALDKTGTMLVEFYSKTCGPCKMLAFVLKDIDKNNPDFPIYTIDFDENQELKERCGVKGFPTLLFMKNGEEVSRLEGLKQKPAIVKEIEKLNA, encoded by the coding sequence ATGATTAAAGAACTGAACACCGCTGAATTTGATGCTCTGGACAAGACCGGCACCATGCTCGTGGAATTTTATTCCAAGACCTGTGGACCCTGTAAGATGCTTGCCTTTGTTCTGAAAGACATCGACAAGAACAATCCCGATTTTCCTATCTACACAATTGATTTTGATGAAAATCAGGAACTTAAAGAACGCTGTGGCGTCAAGGGCTTCCCGACTTTGCTGTTCATGAAGAATGGTGAAGAAGTCAGCCGCCTCGAAGGACTGAAGCAGAAACCCGCTATTGTTAAAGAAATCGAAAAGCTGAACGCATAG
- a CDS encoding NAD(P)/FAD-dependent oxidoreductase, protein MNSYDVIIIGAGPAGMTAAIYAVRANMKVLMLDRLAPGGAIINTNEIENYTGQGVISGAELSIKMFEHTQLLGVEFDYKTVLEIEDRGEKKIVKCEEDGTEYEASAVILATGTVPRKLGVPGEDQFTGAGISWCAICDGAQFRGKDVVVIGGGNSAVEESIYLAGIVNKLTVVTLFDLTADPKACDKLRAMENVTVYPYQDILEFTGDTSLSGVKFKSTKEDGTERFVECDGVFEYIGLKPSSESFSELGVLDKFGCITVDGEMKTSVTGVFGAGDITAKRLRQVITACSDGAIAANTAAKYVESLRG, encoded by the coding sequence GTGAATTCATACGACGTAATTATCATCGGCGCTGGCCCTGCTGGCATGACCGCGGCAATTTACGCAGTTCGTGCAAACATGAAAGTTCTTATGCTGGACCGCCTCGCTCCCGGTGGTGCGATCATCAATACCAATGAGATCGAAAACTACACAGGACAGGGCGTCATTAGCGGTGCAGAACTCAGCATCAAGATGTTTGAGCACACCCAGCTTCTGGGCGTTGAGTTTGATTACAAGACTGTTCTTGAGATCGAAGATCGTGGCGAAAAGAAGATCGTGAAGTGCGAAGAGGACGGCACGGAATACGAAGCTTCTGCTGTGATTCTGGCAACCGGTACAGTTCCCCGCAAGCTCGGCGTTCCCGGCGAAGACCAGTTCACTGGTGCAGGCATTAGCTGGTGCGCAATTTGTGACGGCGCACAGTTCCGCGGCAAGGACGTTGTGGTTATCGGTGGCGGCAACTCCGCTGTTGAAGAGTCCATTTACCTCGCGGGTATCGTGAACAAGCTGACTGTTGTGACACTTTTTGATCTCACCGCAGATCCCAAGGCCTGTGACAAGCTCCGCGCTATGGAAAACGTCACGGTATATCCCTACCAGGATATCCTTGAATTTACTGGCGACACCAGCCTGAGTGGTGTGAAATTTAAGTCGACCAAGGAAGACGGCACAGAACGCTTTGTCGAGTGCGACGGTGTCTTCGAATACATTGGTCTCAAGCCATCTTCAGAGTCCTTTAGCGAGCTTGGTGTTTTGGACAAGTTCGGCTGCATCACCGTTGACGGTGAGATGAAGACCTCTGTGACCGGCGTGTTTGGTGCTGGCGACATTACGGCAAAACGCCTTCGCCAGGTCATTACCGCATGCTCTGATGGTGCTATCGCTGCAAACACCGCAGCTAAATATGTTGAAAGTCTCCGTGGATAG